In Halobacterium noricense, the genomic stretch CGCCGAGGAGCTTCAGGACGTGGACGCCGGCGATGGGGGCCGTTTCGTCGACCCACTGGAAGAGGACCAGCCACGACGCGAGAAACGCCAGCGCGGACACGGCGAGCACGCCGCGGGAGACGAGCGTGCTCGTCCCCGAGTCACCGGCGACGAGGTGGTTGCGCCGAACGTTGCTCATCAGCGCTCACCTCCGAGCTTCTGGTGCATCCGCCACTCGACGTACTGGGAGCCGACGCTCAACAGCATCACCATCACGAACAGCACGATGCCGCCGGCGAACAGCGCGCTCATGTGGAGGCCGCTGGCGTTCCCGCCCTCGAAGGCGATGACGGTCGTGAGCGTCTCGCCGTAGTTCGAGAACACGTCGAACACCGGCGACGGGAACCCCTTCGTGTGCGTGAGCATCACGGTCGCGGCCATCGTCTCGCCCATCGCGCGGCCGACGCCGAGCAGGACGCCCGCCGAGACGCCGGACAGCCCCGCGGGGATGGTGACGCTCTTGGTGGTCTGCCACGGCGTCGACCCCATCGCGAGCGCGCCGCTCTTGATGGACTCGGGGACGGCGTTCAGCGCGTCCTCCGCGACGGTGACGACCGTCGGGAGCGCCATGACGCCAATCATCAGACCGGCCGCGAAGTACGTCCCGATGGTCGGCGTCCGGAACTCCGCGTAGAAGTACTGGTTGAGGATGGTGAGCCCGATGAACCCGTACGTAATCGAGGGGATGCCGGCCATCAGCTCGATGCCGGGTTTGACCACTTCGCGGACGCGCCGGGGCGCGATTTCGCTGACGAACACCGCGCCCGCGATGCCGACCGGGGCGGCGACGAGCGTCGCGATGACCGTCGTCACGGCGGTCCCGACCATCATCGGCGTCAGCGAGTAGACGCCGCCCTGGTTGGACGTCCACAGCGGTTGTTCGACGCGCATGAGGACGTCGAGGCCCATGTGCGCGACGATGGGTTCGGACCGAATCAGGAGGAACGCGACGATGAGCGAGAGTATCGACACCGTCACGACGGTCGTCAGAAACGTCAACGCCTTCGCGGCCTCGGCCTGGTAGCGATACCAGCCGACGCCCATCACGACGAGGAAGGCGAGAACGGGGACGACGGTCCACGCCGAGCCGGCGAGGAACGACAGGAACGTCGCGAGCAGGGACGCGAAGACGAGCACGTGCATCACGATAGCGCCGTCCTGCGTCCGGGACCGGTAGTTGTGCGCCCACTGCCTGGTCGCTTCGACGCGCCGGGTCACGAACGCGTGGAGCCGCGTCGGCAACTTCCGCGTCCGCCCGAGTAACTGAGTCATGTGGAATAAATCGTGTGTCGAGAAGACCGCGAACGCGGCGGTCGGGGGCTTACTCGTAGTTCGACGGCGCGACCTTCTCCCGCTGGGTCTGGAGGCGGTCGTCGGGCAGCTGGAAGTAGTTGTTCGACTCGACGAACGTCTCCTGGCCGAAGTCGCTCAGCAGGAAGTTGATAAACGCGGCTTCCTTCCGGGAGGTGTCCTGCCACGTGTACGCGTGGAGGTCGCGGGACAGCGGGTAGTCCTGCGCGCCGAGGTTCTCGCCGTAGGAGTACGTGGTGCCGTCGATGACGAGGTCGAGCGGCGGCGTGCCGCCGTCGGGCTCGACGAACGCCAGCGCGATGTAGGAGATGGCGTTGTCGGCCTGCGTAATCGCCTGCTGGAGCTGCTGGTTCTGGCCGAACCGCTGGTCGGGGCTGATGGCGGCGTTCGGGTCACCGAAGACGTTCGCGCGGAACGCGGTGTCGGTCCCGGAGCCCTCAGCGCGGCCGAGCGCGAGGATGTCGCGGTCCGGGCCGCCGAGCTCCGACCAGTTCGTAATCTCCTGGCGGTAGATGGAGCGGAGTTCCTCGATGGTAATCTCGGTGACACCGGCGTCTTTGATTTCGTTGCTGACGACGATGGGCTGGCCGTCGACGCCGACCACGTGGTCGACGAAGTTGTTCAGCGTCTCCTCGGAGGGGTTGCTGCCGGCGAGTTCCGCCTGCGCGGAGGCGCTGGAGTCGCCGATGTCGACGCGGCCCTCCATGACGCCCTCGATGCCGGTGCCGGAGTGGCTGAGCGCGACGGTTGCGCGGAACGGCGGGTTCGAGCGTTCGCCGGTGGGCTCGTAGCCGTACTGGCTGGCGAAGTAGTCGGCGAGCCGCATGTCGGTGCCGTACTCGTCGGCCCACTCGGTCGGCCAGTAGTCTCCGTCGCCGGCTTCGGGGTTGGAGTTCCAGTAGCTCGCGCCGGTGTTCGTGATGGGGAACACCGTCGAGGAGCCGTCCGCGGTCAGCACGCTGGTGTCCATCTCGTTGGACTGCTCGCCGGCGGTCGTCTCCTGGTCGCTGCTCGGGTCGGCAGTGGTCGGCTCGCTGGTGTCGCCGTCGCCGTCGCCCCCACTCGAACAGCCTGCGACCGTTGCGACGCCTGCTGCGCCGGCAGTCGCGATGAATTTCCGCCGCGATACGAGGTCGGACAGACGCGTCGAATCCTGCGCCATCACGTGAACGGAAGACATTCCACTATATGAACTATAATATGAGTGATATATACGGCTGTGAGGTCGGCGTAGCCGTCTGTTTGTGAAAGTCTCCCACCGAGCGCTATATAGCCGTCCGGACGGAATCCAAACGCCTATATTTGTTTAGGCCAGCCTAAATTCCATGAGCGAGAAACGTGAGCCGTTCACGCGACGACAGTACCTCAGGGGAGCGAGCGCAACGGCTGCCGCCGGCCTTCTCGCGGGATGCACCGACTCGGGGGACAGTAACGGCGACGGTAACGGAGGCAACGGCACGACCGCGAACACCGGGACGACGAACCCCACGACGACCGACTCCTCGCTGACGGCGTCCCTCGCGCCGGTCGGCGACGTCACGTTCGACGGGCCGCCGGAGAGCGCGTTCGTCCTGTTCCCGCAGTACGCCGACATGGCCGTCGCGCTCGGGCACGGCGACGCCGTCAACTCCATCTACGTCCCGGAGATGTCGGGGACGACGATGAACCACTACTACGAGCGCCTCGACGGCGTCTCCTTCGACTGGGAAGGGCTTCCGGACCCCTTCGGAAACGGCATCCAGGAGGAGCAGCTGTACAACCTCGACAGCGACGTCCACTTCCTCGACCCCGCGTACCTCGTCACGCAGGACAACTGGTCGGTCGGGGACGCCGAGGACATCGCGGAGAGCGTCGGGCCGTGGTTCGGGAACTTCTACAGCGGCACCCACGACCAGCCGCCCGAGCAGTACCGCGACGACTACGAGTACTACACGCTCTGGGAGCTGTTCGGCCGCGTCGCCGACGTCTTCGGGGAGCGCGAGCGGTTCGAGGCGCTCCGCGAGATCCACGACGACCTCGTCGCGACCATCGAGGCCGACCTCCCGCCCGCGGAGGAGCGCCCGACCGCCGTCCGCGTGACCTACTCGCAGGGCACCTTCTACACGTACCACCTCAACAAGCCCGGCTACTGGCTGGCGGATACCCGTCCACTGGGGGCCCACGACGCGTTCGCCGACCAGGACTGGTCGAGCCTCTGGGGGTCGGTCGGCTACGAGACGATGCTCGACGCCGACCCCGACGTCGTCCTCCACCTCTGGGGCGCGACGCCGAACTACGACATGGCGTCGGTCCGCGAGCAACTCCGGAACAGCGACGCCGGCGGGACGCTGTCGGCCGTCGAGAACGACCGCGTCTACGCCTCCGGGATGCGCTACCAGGGCCCGCTGATGAACCTCTTCCAACTGGAGATGACCGCCAAACAGCTCTATCCCGACGTCTTCGGCGAGTGGCCCGACTACCAGGACGGCGACCACTACCCCGAGATTCCGGCCGACGAACAGCTGTTCGACCGCGAGCGCGTCGCCAGCATCGTCACCGACGGCGCTTGACCGCGCGGGGCGCGTTCCGGGATTCCAGCGGGACGTGCAGTTGTGCGAGCACGCGCGCGGTGCCGACGCGGTAGCTGAGGTAGGCGAACACGACGGTGACGGCGGCGACGACGCCGAGGACCATCAGGAGACGGCGGTCCAGACTCATATTCGAGAGTGGGTCCGGGGGCCACAAACGGCTGTCGGCGGCCGGAACCTCGCACCCCCGACGACGCGCGTGCGGCGCGTACGACGACGCTGGCCGTTCCGAAGCGCTATTGACGCAGGGGATTCACCTACCGGGCATGTACGAAGGGGTGGCGAACTGATGCGCATCCTCGTCGTCGGCGCTGGCGAGGTCGGGTCGAGTATCGCCAGCAGCCTCTCTGACGCCCACGAAGTCGTGGTCGTGGACGTCGACCCGGAGCGCGTCGAATCGCTGACCTACTCCGAGGACGTGCTCGCGGTCACTGGGGACGGCACTGACCTCGACGTCCTCAGGGAAGCCGAGGTCGGGAAGGCCGACGTCGTCATCGCGAGCACGGACGACGACGAGACGAACCTCGCGACGTGCGCGACGGTTGGCACCATCAGTGACGCGTTCACCATCGCGCGCGTGGAGGACACGAACTACCTCGACACGTGGCGCGAACACCACGGCGCGTTCGGCGTGGATTTCATGGTGTGTACGGACCTGCTGGCGGCGGAAGCCATCGTCCGCGTCGTGGGCCTACCGACCGCGCGCGACGTCGACCCGTTCGCCGGCGGGTCGATTCAGATGGCGGAGTTCGAGGTGCCCGAGGACAGCCCGATAGCCGGGGAGACGGTCGCGGAAGCCGACCGCTTCGACGAACTGACGTTCGTCGCCGTCATCCCGGAGGGAGCCGACCACGCCAGCGTCCCGCGCGGAGATACCGTCATCGAGGGGAACGCCCGCGTGGTCGTCGTCGGGCGGCCGGCCAGCGTCCGCGAGTTCGCGCGCGTCATCGACCCCGCCAGCGTGGCCAGCAAGGTCGACGACGTCGTCATCGTCGGCGGGTCGACGACCGGCCAGCTCACTGCCGAGTCGCTCGTCGAGCGCGGCGTTTCGGTGCGCATCATCGAGTTCGACGAGGACCGCGCCCGCGAACTCGCGGAGTTGCTGCCGTCCGTGACGGTGTACTCCCACGACGCCACCGACCCCGAGTTCCTCTCCCGAGAGCACATCCAGGACGCGGACGTGGTCATCGCGACGGTCGGCAGCGACGAGCGCAGCCTGCTGGCGGCGCTGCTCGCGAAACGCGAGGGTGCCGAGCGCACCATCGCGGTCGTCGAGCAGGCGCGCTACGTCGACCTCTTCGAGACGGTTGGCGTGGACGTCGCGGTCAACCCCCGCCGGGTGACCGCCGAGGAGATTACGCGGTTCACCCGGGAGCGCCGCGCGGAGAACGTCGCCATCATCGAACCCGGCGGTGCCGAGGTCGTCGAGGTCGAAGTTGACGAGGACAGCGTACTCGCGGGTCGCTCCATCCAGAACGTGATGGCGGACCTGCCCGGTGGCGTGGTCGTCGGCGCCATCACGCGCGGCGGGGAGTACGTGACCCCGCGCGGGAGCACGGTCGTCGAAGCCGGCGACCACGTCGTCGCGTTCGTCCAGGCCGACGCCCTCGAAGCGGTAACGTCGAAACTATGACCGCGGGACGGCACGAACGATGAATCTGCGCGTCGACTGGCGGGCCAGCCTCGCGCTCGTCGGCACAGTGGTGAAGTGGCTGACGGTGCCGTTGCTGGCGCCGCTGGCGGTCGCGCTCTACTACGGCGACGGCGGGCTGGCGGCGTTCGTCGCGACCATCGTCGTCGCGTTCGCTGCGGGGACGGCGCTGGAGACTGTCGGCGACCCGACCGACCTCGGCGCCCGCGAGGGGTTCCTGATGGTTGCGGCGACGTGGCTCGCGGCGAGCATCGTCGGCGCGCTGCCGTACCTGTTCGCGGCCCACGGCGTCCCGGGCGTCGCGGCGGCGTCCGCACCCGGATCCACGCTCGGCAACCCCGTGAACGCGCTGTTCGAGACGATGAGCGGGTTCACCACCACGGGGGCGACGGTGATGGGCGACATCTCCTTCGACACCCACTCCCACGCCGTGTTGCTGTGGCGACAGCTCACCCAGTGGCTCGGCGGCATGGGTATCGTCGTGCTCGCGGTCGCCATCCTCCCCGAACTCTCCGTGGGTGGCGCGCAGTTGATGGACGCCGAAGCGCCCGGTCCGAGCATCGAGAAGCTCACGCCCCGCATCGCGGAGACCGCGCGGGCGCTGTGGCTGGCGTACGCCGGCATCACCCTCCTCGAAATCGTGTTGCTGTACGGCCTCCACCGCACCGGCTACGCGCCCAACATGGGGCTGTACAACGCCGTCGCGCACGGTTTCACGACGATGGCGACCGGCGGGTTCAGCCCGGAGGCGCGCTCCATCGAGGCGTTCTCCGGCGTCGTCCAGTGGGTCATCGTGCCGTTCATGTTCGCGGCGGGGACGAACTTCGCGCTCATCTGGCAGGCGCTGACCGGCGACACGGAGGCGCTGTTCGGCGACTCGGAGTTCCGCTTCTACCTCGGCGTCGTCGGCACCGTCACCGCGCTGCTGGCCGGCCTCCTGTTCACGGGACCGGTGCTCGGCGTCCGGGACGCCGTCGGCCCCGTCGCCGGCAACCTCGAAGCGTCGCTGCGCCACGCCGCCTTCCAGGCCACGTCCATCGTCACCACCACCGGGTACGCGAGCATGGACTTCGCGGAGTGGGGCAACGCCAGCCAGTACGTGCTGTTCGTCGCCATCTTCCTCGGCGGGAGCGCGGGCAGCACGGGCGGCGCAGTGAAGATGGTGCGCTGGCTGGTCATCCTCAAGAGCCTCAAACGCGAACTGTTCGTGACCATCCACCCCGAAGCCGTCAAACCCGTCCGGCTGGGGGGGCGCGCGCTCGACGAGAAGGCGGTTCGGGGCATCTACGCGTTCACCGCGGTGTACTTCGCACTGTTCGTCGCCGGCACCGTCTTCGTCGCCATCGACGTCACGCGCATCGAACAGTCGCTGACCGCGCTGGAAGTGATGAGTTCGGTCGCGGCGACCCTCGGGAACGTCGGTCCCGGGTTCGGGCTCGTCGGCCCGATGGGGTTCTACGAGTTCCTCCCCGAGACGACGAAACTCGCGATGGTCGTGCTGATGTGGATTGGGCGGCTCGAAGTGCTGCCCGTGCTCGTGTTGCTGACGCGGGCGTACTGGAAGTCCTGACGGCCCCTATTGGGGCCGCCCCCGGCGTGGCGCTCAGAGTTCGACGGCCCACAGTCGGAAGTCCGCGGGGAGGTCGTAGACGGTCTGGAAGACGGCGTCGACGAACTGGCCGACGCGGTCGTCGTCGGCGCGCGCCTCGATGCGGACGTTCGTTCCGGGGTCCTCCTCGGCGGTGTCCGCGGCGACGGTCTCGCGCTCGGCGATAGTGAACGCGCCGAAGCGGGAGACGACCGTCGCCAGCCGGTCGAGTTCCTCGTCGGTGCAGTCGAGGTTGAGCGTGCCGTCGGCGAACTGCACCCACGGCGGCAAAAGCTCGGGGTCGCCGCTGCGGTCCTCGTCGGCTTCCAGCGTGCAGAACGCGCTGTCGCGCTCGCGGTGGGCGGCGATGGCGTCCGCGACGAGTTCGATGCGGCCGGCGTCCGTGTCGGCGTCGAATCTGGTCATAGGTGGGGTTGGCGGCCCGCCCACAAAGCAGGTCGGGTGTGCGCGCCAGTTCGGCCGGAAACAACACCTCCTTAATCGAGGCCCGGAAACGGGACGATATGAGTAACCCGCGAATCCTGATTCTGGGCGCTCCGGGCGCCGGCAAGGGCACACAGAGCCGCCGACTCACTGAGGAGTTCGGCGTCGAGCACGTCACCACCGGGGACGCGCTCCGCGAGAACAAAGGGATGGACATCAGCCACCTCGACCTGGAGTACGACACGCCCGGCGAGTACATGGACGCCGGCGAACTCGTTCCCGACGAGGTCGTCAACGAAATCGTCAAGACCGCGCTGGAGGACGCCGACGGCTTCGTCCTCGACGGTTACCCCCGTAACGAGAGCCAGACGGAGTACCTCGACTCCATCACGGACCTCGACGTCGTGCTCTATCTCGACGTCGACGAGGACGAACTCGTGCGCCGGCTGACCGGCCGCCGCGTCTGCGAGGACTGCGGCGCGACCTACCACGTCGACTTCAACCCGCCCGAGGAGGAGGGCGTCTGCGACGAGTGCGGCGGCGACCTCTACCAGCGCGAGGACGACACCGAGGAGACCGCGCGCGAGCGCATCGAAGTCTACGAGGAGAACACCGCGCCCGTCGTCGAGTACTTCCGCGACCAGGGCGTGCTCGAAGAAATCGACGGCGAGCAGTCCCCGAACGAAGTCTGGGAGGACGTCAAAGCCGCCGTCGAAGCGCACGCGAACTGACGGACGGACCGCCGACAGCGATTTTCTCGCCGACCGGCGCTCGTCAGTAGCGGGTTCCGTAAGAGGTTCAAGCGGCCACCGCAAAGAACAGCCAAGAAGATGTCTCGAACCGCGGAGAAAGTCCGCTCGCTGGTCCGCGAGGACCCCGAACTGGCCGACGTGCTCGAAGACCTCCTCGACCACGAGGGTGAGATTCGCTGGCGGGACGTCAAAGGCGACGTCTCCAGCGGCCAGTGGGGACGCCTACTGGAGAAAGACGTTCTCGTGGAGTCCGGCGAGGGCTTCGAGTTCGCGGACCCAGACGGCGTCCGCGAGGGACTCGAACCCGAGGAGGAACTCGACGAGAGCCCGGAATCCTCGTCGTGGTCGAAGTGGGACAAACTCGCGGCGGTCGGGTCGTTCGCCGCGATTCTCGGTTACAACTTCCAGCCGATTCAGAACACCATCGGCGGAGCCGTCGAAGTCGTGCTCGGGCCGCTGGACGCGATGCTCCCGTTCTACGTCGTCGTGATGGCGCTGGCCGTCCTCACGGGCCTGTACTCCACGCTCCTGCAGGCGAACCTGACGGACATGAGCAAGATGTCCAAGTATCAGGAGCGCGCCCAGCAGCTCCAGGACAAGATGTCCGAGGCCAAGGAGCGCGGCGACGAAGCCGAAATCGAGCGCCTCCGCGAGGAGCAGATGGAAGCGTTCGGCGACCAGGCCGGCATGCTCAAAGAGCAGTTCCGCCCGATGGCGTGGATTATGCTCCTGACCATCCCGGCGTTCCTCTGGATGTACTGGAAGCTCGGCACCGGCCAAGTCACCGGCGAGGAAGTCCAGATGGTCCTCCCGCTGATGGGCGAGGTCAACTTCAACACGGGCCGCGCGCTCGTGTTCCCCGTCTGGATTATCTGGTACATGGTCTGCTCGTTCAGCTTCTCGAACGTCATCCGGAAGGCGCTGAACATCCAGACGACGCCCACATAGACGCACTTTTTGCGCTGCGTGGGGCGCGCTCCGCGCCCCCACTCGGCAAAAACTTGCGGAAAAAGCACTCTTCGCTCCCGTCGCGCCCTTCGGGCGCGGTGGTCGCTCGTCGGCCCGCGAGCCGAAGGCTCGCGGTGAATCGCGCGGCGAAGCCGCGCGAATGCCCTGTTTTCTGCGCGAAACCGCCACACGCCGGGTTCAGGTTCAAAACCTCTTTGTCCGCGCCGCCCCCAGCACGGATATGTTAGTCACGATCTCCGGCCCGCCGGGGAGCGGGAAGAGCACGGTGGCGTCCGCGCTCGCCGACCATCTCGACTACGACCACATCTCCGGTGGCGACATCTTCCGTGAGCTCGCCGACGACCGCGGGCTCACCCTCGAAGAGTTCAACGAACTCGCCGAGGAGGACCCCCAAATAGACAAGGACCTCGACCGACAGCTCCGCGAGACCGCGCGCGAGCGCGACGAAGTCGTGCTCGAATCCCGGCTCTCGGGCTGGATGGCCGGCGAGTACGCCGACATCAAGATCTGGCTGGACGCGCCGCTGAGCGTGCGCGCGCGCCGCATCGCCGAGCGCGAGGAGAAGACACCCGCAACTGCGCGCGCCGAGACCGAGAAGCGCGAGGACTCCGAGAGCGCGCGGTACGCCGACTACTACGGCATCGACTTCGACGACCTCACTATCTACGACCTCTCGGTGAACACCGCGCGGTGGGGGCCGGACGCCGTCACGGACATCGTCCTGTACGCCGTGGACAACTACGAGCCGTCCAACGACGAGGGGCCCGCGCCAATCGAGAACGTCAACTACGAGTTCTGACGATGCTACGAGACGCCCCCGCGGACCGCGACCCGGACGACGTCTTCGAATTCGGCGTCGTCAACCTCGACAAGCCGCCGGGGCCGTCGGCCCACCAGGTGTCGGCGTGGATTCGGGACATGGTCGGCGTCGAGAAGGCCGCGCACGCGGGCACGCTCGACCCGAAGGTCACGGGCTGTCTGCCCGTCCTGACGGGTGCGGCGACCCGGCTCGCGCCCGCGCTACTCGAAGGCCCCAAGGAGTACGTCGCCGTGCTGGAACTGCATGCAGAGCCGCCCGCGAACCTCCACAGCGTAATCGAGGAGTTCGAGGGGCCGACCTACCAGAAG encodes the following:
- a CDS encoding DUF106 domain-containing protein, which produces MSRTAEKVRSLVREDPELADVLEDLLDHEGEIRWRDVKGDVSSGQWGRLLEKDVLVESGEGFEFADPDGVREGLEPEEELDESPESSSWSKWDKLAAVGSFAAILGYNFQPIQNTIGGAVEVVLGPLDAMLPFYVVVMALAVLTGLYSTLLQANLTDMSKMSKYQERAQQLQDKMSEAKERGDEAEIERLREEQMEAFGDQAGMLKEQFRPMAWIMLLTIPAFLWMYWKLGTGQVTGEEVQMVLPLMGEVNFNTGRALVFPVWIIWYMVCSFSFSNVIRKALNIQTTPT
- the trkA gene encoding Trk system potassium transporter TrkA: MRILVVGAGEVGSSIASSLSDAHEVVVVDVDPERVESLTYSEDVLAVTGDGTDLDVLREAEVGKADVVIASTDDDETNLATCATVGTISDAFTIARVEDTNYLDTWREHHGAFGVDFMVCTDLLAAEAIVRVVGLPTARDVDPFAGGSIQMAEFEVPEDSPIAGETVAEADRFDELTFVAVIPEGADHASVPRGDTVIEGNARVVVVGRPASVREFARVIDPASVASKVDDVVIVGGSTTGQLTAESLVERGVSVRIIEFDEDRARELAELLPSVTVYSHDATDPEFLSREHIQDADVVIATVGSDERSLLAALLAKREGAERTIAVVEQARYVDLFETVGVDVAVNPRRVTAEEITRFTRERRAENVAIIEPGGAEVVEVEVDEDSVLAGRSIQNVMADLPGGVVVGAITRGGEYVTPRGSTVVEAGDHVVAFVQADALEAVTSKL
- the pstC gene encoding phosphate ABC transporter permease subunit PstC; translated protein: MTQLLGRTRKLPTRLHAFVTRRVEATRQWAHNYRSRTQDGAIVMHVLVFASLLATFLSFLAGSAWTVVPVLAFLVVMGVGWYRYQAEAAKALTFLTTVVTVSILSLIVAFLLIRSEPIVAHMGLDVLMRVEQPLWTSNQGGVYSLTPMMVGTAVTTVIATLVAAPVGIAGAVFVSEIAPRRVREVVKPGIELMAGIPSITYGFIGLTILNQYFYAEFRTPTIGTYFAAGLMIGVMALPTVVTVAEDALNAVPESIKSGALAMGSTPWQTTKSVTIPAGLSGVSAGVLLGVGRAMGETMAATVMLTHTKGFPSPVFDVFSNYGETLTTVIAFEGGNASGLHMSALFAGGIVLFVMVMLLSVGSQYVEWRMHQKLGGER
- a CDS encoding TrkH family potassium uptake protein codes for the protein MNLRVDWRASLALVGTVVKWLTVPLLAPLAVALYYGDGGLAAFVATIVVAFAAGTALETVGDPTDLGAREGFLMVAATWLAASIVGALPYLFAAHGVPGVAAASAPGSTLGNPVNALFETMSGFTTTGATVMGDISFDTHSHAVLLWRQLTQWLGGMGIVVLAVAILPELSVGGAQLMDAEAPGPSIEKLTPRIAETARALWLAYAGITLLEIVLLYGLHRTGYAPNMGLYNAVAHGFTTMATGGFSPEARSIEAFSGVVQWVIVPFMFAAGTNFALIWQALTGDTEALFGDSEFRFYLGVVGTVTALLAGLLFTGPVLGVRDAVGPVAGNLEASLRHAAFQATSIVTTTGYASMDFAEWGNASQYVLFVAIFLGGSAGSTGGAVKMVRWLVILKSLKRELFVTIHPEAVKPVRLGGRALDEKAVRGIYAFTAVYFALFVAGTVFVAIDVTRIEQSLTALEVMSSVAATLGNVGPGFGLVGPMGFYEFLPETTKLAMVVLMWIGRLEVLPVLVLLTRAYWKS
- a CDS encoding PstS family phosphate ABC transporter substrate-binding protein; this encodes MAQDSTRLSDLVSRRKFIATAGAAGVATVAGCSSGGDGDGDTSEPTTADPSSDQETTAGEQSNEMDTSVLTADGSSTVFPITNTGASYWNSNPEAGDGDYWPTEWADEYGTDMRLADYFASQYGYEPTGERSNPPFRATVALSHSGTGIEGVMEGRVDIGDSSASAQAELAGSNPSEETLNNFVDHVVGVDGQPIVVSNEIKDAGVTEITIEELRSIYRQEITNWSELGGPDRDILALGRAEGSGTDTAFRANVFGDPNAAISPDQRFGQNQQLQQAITQADNAISYIALAFVEPDGGTPPLDLVIDGTTYSYGENLGAQDYPLSRDLHAYTWQDTSRKEAAFINFLLSDFGQETFVESNNYFQLPDDRLQTQREKVAPSNYE
- a CDS encoding ABC transporter substrate-binding protein, whose translation is MSEKREPFTRRQYLRGASATAAAGLLAGCTDSGDSNGDGNGGNGTTANTGTTNPTTTDSSLTASLAPVGDVTFDGPPESAFVLFPQYADMAVALGHGDAVNSIYVPEMSGTTMNHYYERLDGVSFDWEGLPDPFGNGIQEEQLYNLDSDVHFLDPAYLVTQDNWSVGDAEDIAESVGPWFGNFYSGTHDQPPEQYRDDYEYYTLWELFGRVADVFGERERFEALREIHDDLVATIEADLPPAEERPTAVRVTYSQGTFYTYHLNKPGYWLADTRPLGAHDAFADQDWSSLWGSVGYETMLDADPDVVLHLWGATPNYDMASVREQLRNSDAGGTLSAVENDRVYASGMRYQGPLMNLFQLEMTAKQLYPDVFGEWPDYQDGDHYPEIPADEQLFDRERVASIVTDGA
- a CDS encoding adenylate kinase; translated protein: MSNPRILILGAPGAGKGTQSRRLTEEFGVEHVTTGDALRENKGMDISHLDLEYDTPGEYMDAGELVPDEVVNEIVKTALEDADGFVLDGYPRNESQTEYLDSITDLDVVLYLDVDEDELVRRLTGRRVCEDCGATYHVDFNPPEEEGVCDECGGDLYQREDDTEETARERIEVYEENTAPVVEYFRDQGVLEEIDGEQSPNEVWEDVKAAVEAHAN
- the cmk gene encoding (d)CMP kinase — protein: MLVTISGPPGSGKSTVASALADHLDYDHISGGDIFRELADDRGLTLEEFNELAEEDPQIDKDLDRQLRETARERDEVVLESRLSGWMAGEYADIKIWLDAPLSVRARRIAEREEKTPATARAETEKREDSESARYADYYGIDFDDLTIYDLSVNTARWGPDAVTDIVLYAVDNYEPSNDEGPAPIENVNYEF